Proteins from a genomic interval of Rattus norvegicus strain BN/NHsdMcwi chromosome 2, GRCr8, whole genome shotgun sequence:
- the Ttf2 gene encoding transcription termination factor 2 isoform X1, which translates to MCGQPGLWLFFRCARTKAEGKRWCGDVPWQDPNPKGHSVTCKPQLASESLPHPPSQPRNPFRVLNKNQKTLEWKQFVEGEGEIKTADKKLRENREQLLDQKKEQKPKSKCRMEKDPSSDLVVTRQSGGDGEEQEEKTKFRPKTKETEEMTSKQGHGEVLQGTSKVPQISESESQEIPNKPEALSEKETHLLLQSIPGQNPESKVQKEGHLIREQLKNGDKTGADAHSAQASQTGLSQGSLQGPSKTWRPTPKARVAPGVCSGSVHHATSSSDDSEDDGRPGSPLLFDLTIDSQKKGSLQHSDQSVQRQTAAASGVSKKGESSDLAAQRANLTTQLKQKKGTLAAVNIQALPDKGEKLLKQIQALEDALNALALSPEQGTRENCSSQEPEQSKVTETAAAGPLHLVPPQPLPRPHIQPAASLGLKASRQETPEGASQCSGGHTNEHRLYNVWKITSEAIDELHRSLESCPGKTAVAEDPAGLKVPLLLHQKQALAWLLWRESQKPQGGILADDMGLGKTLTMIALILTKKNQQKSKEKDRSLPVMWLSKNDSSVFTSTGTLIVCPASLIHHWKNEIEKRVNSNKLRIYLYHGPNRIQHAKVLSTYDIVITTYSLLAKEIPTAKHEGEVPGAKLSVEGISAPLLQVVWARIILDEAHNVKNPRVQTSIAVCKLQAQARWAVTGTPIQNNLLDMYSLMKFLRCSPFDEFSLWKSQVDNGSMKGGERLSILTKSLLLRRTKDQLDSTGKPLVPLPARSCQLHRLKLSEDERAVYDVFLARSRSALQSYLKRQEGRGSHPGRSPENPFSRVAQEFGSGVPQCSTAADSRRPSTVHVLSQLLRLRQCCCHLSLLKSVLDPKELESEGLVLSLEEQLSALTLSKVDVSEPSPTVSLNGTCFKVELFDDIRRSTKVSSLLAELEAIQKGPGSQKSVIVSQWTSMLQVVALHLRKNRLTYATIDGSVNPKQRMDLVEAFNHSQGPQVMLISLLAGGVGLNLTGGNHLFLLDMHWNPSLEDQACDRIYRVGQEKDVVMHRFVCEGTVEEKILQLQEKKKDLAKQVLSGSGGPVTKLTLADLKILFGI; encoded by the exons ATGtgtggtcagcctgggctatg GTTGTTCTTCCGATGTGCTAGAACCAAGGCGGAGGGGAAGCGCTGGTGTGGTGATGTCCCATGGCAG GATCCTAATCCTAAAGGACACTCTGTAACCTGTAAGCCTCAGCTGGCATCGGAGTCACTGCCTCACCCTCCCAGCCAGCCGAGAAACCCATTTAGGGTGCTTAACAAGAATCAGAAAACACTTGAGTGGAAACAGTTTGTGGAAGGAGAAGGTGAGATAAAGACAGCCGATAagaagctgagagaaaacagagagcagctCTTGGatcaaaagaaagaacagaagccCAAATCTAAATGCAGGATGGAGAAGGACCCCTCATCTGACCTGGTGGTAACTAGACAGTCTGGAGGTGAcggggaagaacaggaggagaaaACAAAGTTCCGGCCCAAAACTAAGGAAACTGAAGAAATGACTTCCAAAcaaggccatggagaggtgcttCAGGGAACATCCAAAGTTCCTCAGATATCAGAGAGTGAGAGTCAAGAGATCCCAAACAAGCCAGAAGCTCTGAGTGAAAAGGAAACCCATCTTTTGTTGCAGAGTATTCCTGGTCAGAACCCAGAAAGCAAGGTCCAGAAAGAGGGACACCTCATCAGGGAGCAGCTTAAGAACGGGGACAAAACAGGAGCAGATGCCCACAGTGCACAGGCCTCCCAGACAGGGCTATCTCAGGGGTCTCTCCAGGGGCCTTCCAAGACTTGGAGGCCTACTCCCAAAGCACGAGTAGCACCTGGGGTTTGTTCAGGATCCGTACACCATGCCACCTCCAGCAGCGATGACAGTGAAGATGATGGTAGGCCAGGGTCCCCACTTCTCTTTGACTTGACTATAgactcacagaagaaggggagccTTCAACATTCTGACCAGagtgtacagagacagacagctgcTGCTTCAGGTGTTTCCAAGAAGGGAGAATCATCTGACCTGGCAGCCCAGCGTGCGAACCTTACGACACAGCTGAAACAAAAGAAG GGCACCCTGGCTGCAGTGAACATCCAGGCTCTCCCTGACAAGGGAGAGAAGTTGCTTAAGCAAATCCAGGCTTTGGAGGACGCACTCAATGCTCTGGCTCTCTCACCAGAGCAAG GAACTAGGGAGAACTGCAGCTCCCAGGAGCCAGAGCAGAGCAAGGTCACCGAAACTGCTGCTGCTGGCCCTCTACACTTGGtgcctccccagccccttcccagGCCCCACATCCAGCCTGCAGCCTCCCTAGGACTAAAGGCCAGCCGCCAGGAGACTCCTGAGGGAGCCAGCCAGTGCTCAGGAG GCCACACGAACGAACATCGTCTTTATAATGTGTGGAAAATCACGAGTGAAGCCATTGACGAGCTTCATCGGTCACTGGAGTCTTGTCCTGGGAAAACTGCAGTAGCAGAAGACCCAGCTGGCTTGAAG GTCCCCTTGCTACTGCACCAGAAGCAGGCATTAGCCTGGTTACTGTGGCGGGAAAGTCAGAAGCCACAAGGAGGGATCCTGG CGGATGATATGGGCTTAGGAAAGACTCTGACAATGATTGCACTCATCCTAACCAAGAAGAATCAGCAGAAGAGCAAGGAGAAGGACAGAAGCCTGCCTGTGATGTGGCTTTCCAAGAATG ATTCCTCTGTCTTTACTTCCACCGGAACACTAATCGTCTGCCCCGCTTCCCTGATCCATCACTGGAAGAATGAAATAGAGAAACGTGTGAACAGCAACAAACTCAGAATCTATCTCTACCACGGGCCAAACCGGATTCAGCATGCGAAAGT CCTCTCTACATACGACATCGTGATTACTACTTATAGCCTTCTGGCCAAGGAGATTCCTACAGCAAAGCATGAGGGAGAGGTCCCAGGAGCAAAGCTCAGTGTGGAG GGTATCTCAGCACCTTTGCTTCAGGTAGTCTGGGCCCGAATCATTTTGGATGAAGCTCATAACGTGAAGAACCCTCGAGTACAGACGTCCATTGCTGTGTGTAAGCTCCAAGCCCAGGCCCGGTGGGCTGTCACTGGAACCCCCATTCAGAACAACCTGTTGGATATGTATTCACTAATGAA GTTTCTCCGCTGCTCCCCATTTGATGAGTTCAGTCTTTGGAAGAGTCAGGTGGACAATGGGTCAATGAAAGGAGGGGAACGGTTGAGCATTTTAACCAAGAGCCTTTTGCTGAGGAGAACAAAAGACCAACTGGATTCCACTGGTAAACCTTTG GTGCCCCTCCCTGCACGGAGCTGTCAGCTGCACCGTTTAAAGCTTTCTGAAGATGAGCGGGCTGTTTATGACGTCTTTCTTGCAAGGTCCAG GTCAGCTCTCCAGTCCTATCTGAAGAGACAAGAAGGTAGAGGCAGCCATCCTGGAAGGAGCCCTGAGAATCCATTCAGTAGGG TGGCTCAGGAGTTCGGGTCTGGTGTGCCCCAGTGCTCCACTGCAGCGGACTCACGGAGACCCAGCACCGTCCATGTCCTGTCCCAGCTTCTCCGGCTTCGCCAGTGCTGCTGCCATCTTTCTCTGCTGAAGTCG GTCCTGGACCCCAAGGAACTGGAGAGCGAAGGCCTTGTCCTATCCCTGGAAGAACAGCTCAGTGCTCTGACCTTGTCCAAAGTCGATGTCTCAGAGCCGTCGCCCACCGTCAGCCTTAATGGCACATGCTTCAAGGTGGAGCTTTTTGATGACATACGAAGGAGCACCAAG GTGTCTTCTCTGCTGGCAGAACTGGAGGCAATCCAAAAAGGCCCAGGGTCCCAAAAGAG TGTCATTGTCTCTCAGTGGACCAGCATGCTGCAGGTGGTAGCCCTGCACCTCAGGAAGAACCGACTGACGTATGCCACCATCGATGGCTCTGTCAATCCCAAACAGAGAATGGACTTGGTGGAGGCATTTAACCACTCCCAGGGACCTCAG GTCATGCTGATCTCCCTCTTGGCTGGCGGTGTTGGACTCAATCTGACTGGAGGAAACCACCTTTTCCTTCTTGACATGCACTG GAATCCCTCACTTGAAGACCAAGCTTGTGACCGGATTTACCGAGTAGGGCAGGAGAAGGATGTTGTCATGCACAG GTTTGTCTGTGAGGGGACAGTGGAAGAGAAGATCTTACAGctccaagagaaaaagaaagatttggCAAAACAGGTTCTTTCAGGATCCGGAGGACCTGTCACCAAGCTCACACTGGCTGACCTCAAGATCCTCTTTGGCATTTAG
- the Ttf2 gene encoding transcription termination factor 2, protein MEVIKCPEHGAVCFLKTGVRDGPNKGKSFYVCRTNTCGFVQATDIPVSHCLLHEEFVVELQGLFLPQGKKEWRLFFRCARTKAEGKRWCGDVPWQDPNPKGHSVTCKPQLASESLPHPPSQPRNPFRVLNKNQKTLEWKQFVEGEGEIKTADKKLRENREQLLDQKKEQKPKSKCRMEKDPSSDLVVTRQSGGDGEEQEEKTKFRPKTKETEEMTSKQGHGEVLQGTSKVPQISESESQEIPNKPEALSEKETHLLLQSIPGQNPESKVQKEGHLIREQLKNGDKTGADAHSAQASQTGLSQGSLQGPSKTWRPTPKARVAPGVCSGSVHHATSSSDDSEDDGRPGSPLLFDLTIDSQKKGSLQHSDQSVQRQTAAASGVSKKGESSDLAAQRANLTTQLKQKKGTLAAVNIQALPDKGEKLLKQIQALEDALNALALSPEQGTRENCSSQEPEQSKVTETAAAGPLHLVPPQPLPRPHIQPAASLGLKASRQETPEGASQCSGGHTNEHRLYNVWKITSEAIDELHRSLESCPGKTAVAEDPAGLKVPLLLHQKQALAWLLWRESQKPQGGILADDMGLGKTLTMIALILTKKNQQKSKEKDRSLPVMWLSKNDSSVFTSTGTLIVCPASLIHHWKNEIEKRVNSNKLRIYLYHGPNRIQHAKVLSTYDIVITTYSLLAKEIPTAKHEGEVPGAKLSVEGISAPLLQVVWARIILDEAHNVKNPRVQTSIAVCKLQAQARWAVTGTPIQNNLLDMYSLMKFLRCSPFDEFSLWKSQVDNGSMKGGERLSILTKSLLLRRTKDQLDSTGKPLVPLPARSCQLHRLKLSEDERAVYDVFLARSRSALQSYLKRQEGRGSHPGRSPENPFSRVAQEFGSGVPQCSTAADSRRPSTVHVLSQLLRLRQCCCHLSLLKSVLDPKELESEGLVLSLEEQLSALTLSKVDVSEPSPTVSLNGTCFKVELFDDIRRSTKVSSLLAELEAIQKGPGSQKSVIVSQWTSMLQVVALHLRKNRLTYATIDGSVNPKQRMDLVEAFNHSQGPQVMLISLLAGGVGLNLTGGNHLFLLDMHWNPSLEDQACDRIYRVGQEKDVVMHRFVCEGTVEEKILQLQEKKKDLAKQVLSGSGGPVTKLTLADLKILFGI, encoded by the exons ATGGAGGTGATTAAGTGTCCGGAGCACG GGGCCGTCTGCTTCTTAAAGACCGGCGTCCGCGATGGCCCGAACAAGGGAAAGAGCTTCTACGTATGCCGGACGAACACATGCGGCTTCGTGCAGGCCACCGA tattcctgtttctcattgtttattgCATGAGGAGTTTGTGGTAGAGCTTCAGGGTTTGTTTCTACCACAGGGCAAGAAAGAATGGAG GTTGTTCTTCCGATGTGCTAGAACCAAGGCGGAGGGGAAGCGCTGGTGTGGTGATGTCCCATGGCAG GATCCTAATCCTAAAGGACACTCTGTAACCTGTAAGCCTCAGCTGGCATCGGAGTCACTGCCTCACCCTCCCAGCCAGCCGAGAAACCCATTTAGGGTGCTTAACAAGAATCAGAAAACACTTGAGTGGAAACAGTTTGTGGAAGGAGAAGGTGAGATAAAGACAGCCGATAagaagctgagagaaaacagagagcagctCTTGGatcaaaagaaagaacagaagccCAAATCTAAATGCAGGATGGAGAAGGACCCCTCATCTGACCTGGTGGTAACTAGACAGTCTGGAGGTGAcggggaagaacaggaggagaaaACAAAGTTCCGGCCCAAAACTAAGGAAACTGAAGAAATGACTTCCAAAcaaggccatggagaggtgcttCAGGGAACATCCAAAGTTCCTCAGATATCAGAGAGTGAGAGTCAAGAGATCCCAAACAAGCCAGAAGCTCTGAGTGAAAAGGAAACCCATCTTTTGTTGCAGAGTATTCCTGGTCAGAACCCAGAAAGCAAGGTCCAGAAAGAGGGACACCTCATCAGGGAGCAGCTTAAGAACGGGGACAAAACAGGAGCAGATGCCCACAGTGCACAGGCCTCCCAGACAGGGCTATCTCAGGGGTCTCTCCAGGGGCCTTCCAAGACTTGGAGGCCTACTCCCAAAGCACGAGTAGCACCTGGGGTTTGTTCAGGATCCGTACACCATGCCACCTCCAGCAGCGATGACAGTGAAGATGATGGTAGGCCAGGGTCCCCACTTCTCTTTGACTTGACTATAgactcacagaagaaggggagccTTCAACATTCTGACCAGagtgtacagagacagacagctgcTGCTTCAGGTGTTTCCAAGAAGGGAGAATCATCTGACCTGGCAGCCCAGCGTGCGAACCTTACGACACAGCTGAAACAAAAGAAG GGCACCCTGGCTGCAGTGAACATCCAGGCTCTCCCTGACAAGGGAGAGAAGTTGCTTAAGCAAATCCAGGCTTTGGAGGACGCACTCAATGCTCTGGCTCTCTCACCAGAGCAAG GAACTAGGGAGAACTGCAGCTCCCAGGAGCCAGAGCAGAGCAAGGTCACCGAAACTGCTGCTGCTGGCCCTCTACACTTGGtgcctccccagccccttcccagGCCCCACATCCAGCCTGCAGCCTCCCTAGGACTAAAGGCCAGCCGCCAGGAGACTCCTGAGGGAGCCAGCCAGTGCTCAGGAG GCCACACGAACGAACATCGTCTTTATAATGTGTGGAAAATCACGAGTGAAGCCATTGACGAGCTTCATCGGTCACTGGAGTCTTGTCCTGGGAAAACTGCAGTAGCAGAAGACCCAGCTGGCTTGAAG GTCCCCTTGCTACTGCACCAGAAGCAGGCATTAGCCTGGTTACTGTGGCGGGAAAGTCAGAAGCCACAAGGAGGGATCCTGG CGGATGATATGGGCTTAGGAAAGACTCTGACAATGATTGCACTCATCCTAACCAAGAAGAATCAGCAGAAGAGCAAGGAGAAGGACAGAAGCCTGCCTGTGATGTGGCTTTCCAAGAATG ATTCCTCTGTCTTTACTTCCACCGGAACACTAATCGTCTGCCCCGCTTCCCTGATCCATCACTGGAAGAATGAAATAGAGAAACGTGTGAACAGCAACAAACTCAGAATCTATCTCTACCACGGGCCAAACCGGATTCAGCATGCGAAAGT CCTCTCTACATACGACATCGTGATTACTACTTATAGCCTTCTGGCCAAGGAGATTCCTACAGCAAAGCATGAGGGAGAGGTCCCAGGAGCAAAGCTCAGTGTGGAG GGTATCTCAGCACCTTTGCTTCAGGTAGTCTGGGCCCGAATCATTTTGGATGAAGCTCATAACGTGAAGAACCCTCGAGTACAGACGTCCATTGCTGTGTGTAAGCTCCAAGCCCAGGCCCGGTGGGCTGTCACTGGAACCCCCATTCAGAACAACCTGTTGGATATGTATTCACTAATGAA GTTTCTCCGCTGCTCCCCATTTGATGAGTTCAGTCTTTGGAAGAGTCAGGTGGACAATGGGTCAATGAAAGGAGGGGAACGGTTGAGCATTTTAACCAAGAGCCTTTTGCTGAGGAGAACAAAAGACCAACTGGATTCCACTGGTAAACCTTTG GTGCCCCTCCCTGCACGGAGCTGTCAGCTGCACCGTTTAAAGCTTTCTGAAGATGAGCGGGCTGTTTATGACGTCTTTCTTGCAAGGTCCAG GTCAGCTCTCCAGTCCTATCTGAAGAGACAAGAAGGTAGAGGCAGCCATCCTGGAAGGAGCCCTGAGAATCCATTCAGTAGGG TGGCTCAGGAGTTCGGGTCTGGTGTGCCCCAGTGCTCCACTGCAGCGGACTCACGGAGACCCAGCACCGTCCATGTCCTGTCCCAGCTTCTCCGGCTTCGCCAGTGCTGCTGCCATCTTTCTCTGCTGAAGTCG GTCCTGGACCCCAAGGAACTGGAGAGCGAAGGCCTTGTCCTATCCCTGGAAGAACAGCTCAGTGCTCTGACCTTGTCCAAAGTCGATGTCTCAGAGCCGTCGCCCACCGTCAGCCTTAATGGCACATGCTTCAAGGTGGAGCTTTTTGATGACATACGAAGGAGCACCAAG GTGTCTTCTCTGCTGGCAGAACTGGAGGCAATCCAAAAAGGCCCAGGGTCCCAAAAGAG TGTCATTGTCTCTCAGTGGACCAGCATGCTGCAGGTGGTAGCCCTGCACCTCAGGAAGAACCGACTGACGTATGCCACCATCGATGGCTCTGTCAATCCCAAACAGAGAATGGACTTGGTGGAGGCATTTAACCACTCCCAGGGACCTCAG GTCATGCTGATCTCCCTCTTGGCTGGCGGTGTTGGACTCAATCTGACTGGAGGAAACCACCTTTTCCTTCTTGACATGCACTG GAATCCCTCACTTGAAGACCAAGCTTGTGACCGGATTTACCGAGTAGGGCAGGAGAAGGATGTTGTCATGCACAG GTTTGTCTGTGAGGGGACAGTGGAAGAGAAGATCTTACAGctccaagagaaaaagaaagatttggCAAAACAGGTTCTTTCAGGATCCGGAGGACCTGTCACCAAGCTCACACTGGCTGACCTCAAGATCCTCTTTGGCATTTAG